A single Streptomyces sp. Edi2 DNA region contains:
- a CDS encoding uroporphyrinogen-III synthase has translation MHDQQQEQDEREHDGREPAASEARPEARPESEPQSAVRPLDGFTVGVTAARRAEELGALLERRGAQVMHAPALRIVPLPDDTELLAVTRDLIDRAPDVVVATTAIGFRGWVEAAEGWGLGEALLDRLTGVELLARGPKVRGAIRAAGLTEKWSPASESMAEVLDRLLAEGVAGRRVALQLHGEPLPGFVEALRAGGAEVVGVPVYRWMPPEDIGPVDRLLDAMLAGSLDAVTFTSAPAAASLLRRAGERGIREEVLAALRREVLPVCVGPVTALPLQAEDVPTLQPERFRLGPLVQLLCRELPGRVKPLPVAGRSLEIRGHAVVVDGALRPVPPAGMALLRALARRPGWVVSRADLLRALPGAGRDEHAVETAMARLRGALGAPKLIQTVVKRGYRLSLDPHADTDKYGGE, from the coding sequence ATGCACGATCAGCAGCAGGAGCAGGACGAGCGGGAGCACGACGGGCGGGAGCCGGCGGCGTCGGAAGCGAGGCCGGAAGCGAGGCCGGAGTCCGAGCCGCAATCGGCCGTCCGGCCGCTCGACGGGTTCACCGTCGGGGTGACCGCGGCCCGGCGGGCGGAGGAGCTGGGCGCCCTGCTGGAGCGGCGCGGCGCGCAGGTCATGCATGCGCCGGCGCTGCGCATCGTCCCGCTGCCGGACGACACCGAGCTGCTGGCGGTGACCCGGGACCTGATCGACCGGGCGCCCGATGTCGTCGTGGCCACCACCGCCATCGGCTTCCGCGGCTGGGTGGAGGCCGCGGAGGGCTGGGGCCTCGGCGAGGCGCTGCTGGACCGGCTGACCGGAGTGGAGCTGCTGGCGCGCGGGCCCAAGGTACGCGGTGCGATCCGGGCGGCCGGGCTGACCGAGAAGTGGTCGCCGGCCTCCGAGTCGATGGCCGAGGTGCTGGACCGGCTGCTGGCGGAGGGCGTCGCCGGGCGCCGGGTGGCCCTGCAGCTGCACGGGGAGCCGCTGCCGGGCTTCGTGGAGGCGCTGCGGGCCGGCGGTGCGGAGGTGGTCGGCGTCCCCGTGTACCGGTGGATGCCGCCGGAGGACATCGGGCCGGTCGACCGGCTGCTGGACGCGATGCTGGCGGGGTCCCTGGACGCGGTGACCTTCACCAGCGCGCCGGCCGCCGCGTCACTGCTGCGCCGGGCCGGGGAGCGGGGGATCCGCGAGGAGGTGCTGGCGGCGCTGCGGCGTGAGGTGCTGCCGGTGTGCGTGGGGCCGGTGACCGCGCTGCCGCTCCAGGCGGAGGACGTCCCCACGCTGCAGCCGGAGCGCTTCCGGCTCGGGCCGCTGGTGCAGCTGCTGTGCCGGGAACTCCCGGGCCGGGTGAAGCCGTTGCCGGTGGCCGGGCGGTCGCTGGAGATCCGCGGGCACGCCGTCGTGGTGGACGGTGCGCTGCGGCCGGTGCCGCCGGCCGGGATGGCGCTGCTGCGTGCGCTGGCGCGTCGCCCGGGCTGGGTGGTCTCCCGTGCGGATCTGCTGCGCGCGCTGCCGGGGGCGGGCCGGGACGAGCATGCGGTGGAGACCGCGATGGCCCGGCTGCGGGGGGCGCTGGGCGCGCCCAAGCTGATCCAGACGGTCGTCAAGCGCGGCTACCGGCTGTCGCTCGACCCGCATGCGGACACGGACAAGTACGGCGGGGAGTAG